From a region of the Clostridium beijerinckii genome:
- a CDS encoding stage II sporulation protein M, whose translation MKDIISPNKIFTSLISIKKQILISFSFYFIGIIVGMFLSRNQEYTTNPQNLKFAYIFFNNYRLSILIIIIGLITVGIGSSIMLFTNGVILGDILIGVFNKYSVWPILTGVAPHFIFEISALCIATSISYESIRFIRLLLDKNYTNKVHIGRILSNFVTMTVLFFVAALIETNIAHI comes from the coding sequence TTGAAAGATATAATTTCCCCAAACAAAATTTTCACCTCATTAATATCAATAAAAAAGCAAATTTTAATTTCATTTTCATTTTATTTTATAGGTATTATTGTTGGAATGTTTCTTTCTAGGAATCAGGAATATACTACTAACCCACAAAACCTGAAGTTTGCATATATTTTCTTTAATAACTACAGGTTATCGATCTTAATTATAATTATAGGATTGATAACAGTTGGAATAGGGAGCTCAATAATGTTATTTACCAACGGAGTTATTCTAGGAGATATATTAATAGGGGTTTTTAATAAATATAGTGTTTGGCCAATTTTAACAGGAGTGGCTCCACATTTTATCTTTGAGATCTCAGCATTATGCATTGCTACATCTATTTCTTATGAAAGTATCCGATTTATTCGTCTTTTACTTGATAAGAATTATACTAATAAAGTGCACATAGGTAGGATTTTAAGTAATTTTGTCACAATGACAGTTTTATTCTTTGTTGCTGCTTTAATTGAAACTAATATAGCACATATTTAA
- a CDS encoding ATP-binding cassette domain-containing protein, which translates to MKPMLEITNLSFSYSEETEVLKNLDFTLNEKEILCIKGPNGAGKTTFLKILCGLIRINSCNLKYMGQKNKLRNIKDDIAYVPSDPYLYTKLTGMENLELICDIWKEDKKKFMLTSMELANFFNLEEDLNTYVEDYSLGMKHKLYLIGMLSRNTKIIIMDEPLTALDIQSQNIAIKMFHEYVQLNKSIIFVSHINDLITRLATKELNLVNGRFYD; encoded by the coding sequence ATGAAGCCTATGCTAGAGATAACTAATTTAAGTTTTTCATATAGTGAAGAAACTGAAGTATTGAAAAACTTAGATTTCACTTTGAATGAAAAAGAAATTTTATGTATTAAAGGACCAAATGGTGCTGGAAAGACTACATTCCTTAAAATATTATGTGGCTTAATTCGGATTAATAGTTGTAACTTAAAATATATGGGGCAAAAAAATAAGCTTAGAAATATAAAAGATGATATCGCATATGTTCCTAGTGATCCATATTTATATACAAAGCTTACTGGAATGGAGAATTTGGAACTTATTTGCGATATATGGAAGGAAGATAAAAAAAAATTTATGCTAACATCCATGGAATTAGCAAATTTTTTTAATTTAGAAGAAGATCTAAATACATATGTAGAAGATTATTCTCTTGGGATGAAACACAAGTTATACCTAATAGGTATGTTATCTAGAAATACTAAAATTATTATTATGGATGAACCTTTAACAGCATTAGATATTCAAAGTCAAAATATTGCCATAAAAATGTTCCACGAGTATGTTCAATTAAATAAATCAATAATTTTTGTAAGTCATATAAATGATTTAATAACTAGATTAGCAACAAAAGAACTTAATCTAGTTAACGGAAGATTTTATGATTAA
- a CDS encoding efflux RND transporter periplasmic adaptor subunit — MPKLEIEKDKFESQIKEGTRLKKILSKKVKIIICIVIVVAVAFLLTKLQTSGVKTDTKYTVLSKGNIVNSINVSGVVKSGTSSNVYSTLDNKIKEVRVKVGDKVKAGDILAVLDSGDLEKDIEQAEATTAANEANNKMELNAAKKEYENTLYLYNNNLNSEIKNAEEAVNSAKLSLEDKENIYEYNKMLLESGEISKQELKQKKIDFENAKSEYDKAAVALENAKVKALQELDTAKNNYEKAQNAANNNSERIALEKQQSNLEKCQIKAPIDGTVTSVSAVAGDPGSGNLFRVEDLDNIEINASIKEIDRASIKVGQKAEIRTDSTGDAVIYGEVVSISPTANTSEIPINTEKSQLTNTSTNTSTEEGFEAKIKISEPNESIYVGMSTRANIILSEKSDIYTISYDSIVENDDGKSLYIAEKSDNNDYIVKDVPISTGLESDSSVEISGEGISDGTIIIDDPSTCKVGDKIQISG, encoded by the coding sequence ATGCCAAAGTTAGAGATTGAAAAGGATAAATTTGAGAGCCAAATAAAAGAAGGCACAAGATTAAAAAAGATACTAAGTAAAAAAGTAAAGATAATAATATGTATAGTTATTGTAGTAGCTGTCGCTTTTTTATTGACTAAATTACAAACGTCTGGAGTAAAAACAGATACTAAGTATACAGTTCTCTCAAAAGGAAATATAGTTAATAGTATTAATGTTTCTGGTGTAGTAAAAAGTGGTACATCATCTAATGTATATAGTACGTTAGATAATAAAATAAAAGAAGTTAGGGTGAAAGTTGGGGATAAAGTTAAAGCAGGAGATATTTTAGCAGTATTAGACTCAGGAGATTTAGAGAAGGATATTGAACAAGCGGAAGCAACTACAGCAGCCAATGAAGCTAATAATAAAATGGAACTTAATGCTGCAAAAAAAGAATATGAGAATACACTATATTTATATAATAATAATTTGAATTCAGAGATAAAAAATGCGGAAGAAGCTGTAAATTCAGCAAAACTTAGTTTGGAAGATAAAGAAAATATTTATGAATATAATAAAATGTTATTAGAATCTGGAGAAATCTCTAAGCAGGAATTAAAGCAAAAAAAGATAGATTTTGAAAATGCAAAGTCAGAATATGATAAGGCTGCAGTTGCACTTGAGAATGCGAAGGTTAAAGCTTTGCAAGAATTAGATACAGCAAAAAACAACTATGAAAAAGCCCAAAACGCTGCTAATAACAATAGCGAAAGGATTGCTCTTGAAAAACAACAAAGCAATCTTGAAAAGTGTCAAATTAAAGCACCTATTGATGGAACGGTTACATCAGTAAGCGCAGTTGCAGGAGATCCTGGATCTGGAAACTTATTCAGAGTTGAGGATTTGGATAATATTGAAATAAATGCATCCATAAAGGAGATTGACAGAGCAAGTATTAAAGTTGGGCAAAAAGCAGAGATAAGAACAGATTCAACAGGGGATGCTGTTATTTACGGAGAAGTTGTAAGTATTAGTCCAACAGCTAATACGTCAGAAATACCTATAAATACAGAAAAGTCTCAATTGACAAATACAAGTACAAATACAAGCACAGAGGAAGGTTTTGAAGCAAAAATTAAGATTAGTGAGCCAAATGAGAGTATTTATGTTGGAATGAGTACAAGAGCTAATATTATTTTAAGTGAAAAATCAGATATATATACTATTTCATATGACAGTATAGTTGAAAATGATGATGGTAAGAGTTTATATATAGCAGAGAAAAGTGATAATAATGATTATATAGTTAAGGACGTGCCAATAAGTACAGGACTTGAATCTGATTCAAGTGTAGAAATTTCAGGCGAAGGAATTTCAGATGGAACCATAATAATTGATGATCCTTCAACTTGCAAGGTTGGGGATAAAATTCAAATAAGTGGGTGA
- a CDS encoding ABC transporter ATP-binding protein yields the protein MNKNIIEMKNIVKSFYIGTPNQLDILKNIDITIKEGEFISIVGASGSGKSTLMNIIGALDRQTSGNYILDNFNMNEVSDDGLSQIRNKKIGFVFQTFNLIPRSTALKNVELPMLYAGVDRKERLERAESLLNLVGMEDRITHVPNELSGGQKQRVAIARALANDPSIILADEPTGALDSSTGRVVMDLFHKVHELEGKTIILITHNQELAEETERIITMKDGKIVSEQFNRMYTKKFSNGEKACL from the coding sequence TTGAATAAAAATATAATAGAGATGAAAAATATTGTCAAAAGCTTTTATATAGGAACTCCAAATCAATTAGATATTTTAAAAAACATTGATATAACAATAAAAGAAGGCGAATTTATATCTATAGTTGGAGCATCAGGATCTGGTAAAAGTACTTTGATGAACATCATTGGTGCACTTGATAGGCAGACATCAGGAAACTATATCTTAGATAATTTCAATATGAATGAAGTATCTGATGATGGATTATCACAAATACGCAATAAGAAGATAGGATTTGTATTTCAAACTTTTAATTTAATACCAAGAAGTACAGCATTAAAAAATGTAGAATTACCAATGCTTTATGCAGGAGTAGATAGAAAAGAACGCTTAGAGAGAGCCGAAAGTCTTTTGAACCTTGTTGGAATGGAAGATAGGATAACCCATGTTCCAAATGAGTTATCAGGCGGGCAAAAACAAAGAGTTGCAATTGCCCGTGCTCTTGCAAATGATCCAAGTATAATCTTAGCAGATGAACCTACAGGAGCTCTTGATTCTTCAACTGGAAGAGTGGTTATGGACCTATTTCACAAAGTACATGAATTGGAAGGTAAGACTATAATACTTATAACTCATAATCAGGAGCTTGCTGAAGAAACAGAACGAATTATTACAATGAAGGATGGGAAAATAGTATCAGAACAATTTAATAGAATGTATACTAAAAAATTCTCAAATGGTGAAAAGGCATGTTTATAA
- a CDS encoding ABC transporter permease, translating to MFIKENILLAISSIKANKMRSMLTMLGIIIGISSVIGIVSIGSAITASVSNTLGKMGASNIGVSVMQKSDNSSGDGVSLSSKEPEDSDLLSLEQINSFREVFKGQISTISISEEINQGRVKDGHLYANVSITGVNDGYRDTNNVKMVNGKFISDRDVKGTKKSAVVSDKLVKNIFKKNINPVGKEIKVYIDDEVETYTIVGVYKYESSSLIGGSVVSEKDISTNLYIPITTSKIMKKNKNYSNFTIMPKSNVDSEKLVKDIEKHGEKLYKNNKHWTLYVLDNKKSMESIAAVFKSISIGIAVIASIALLVGGIGVMNIMLVSVTERTREIGTRKALGARSGHIKTQFIIESVIICTIGGTIGMILGVGMGVIACLVLKSPISISIPSIIISFTFSTVIGVFFGYYPAKKAAQLDPIEALRYE from the coding sequence ATGTTTATAAAAGAAAATATACTACTTGCAATATCATCAATAAAGGCAAATAAAATGCGCTCGATGTTGACTATGCTTGGAATTATAATCGGGATATCTTCTGTTATAGGGATTGTTTCAATCGGAAGTGCAATCACCGCTTCAGTATCAAATACATTAGGTAAAATGGGAGCTAGCAATATTGGAGTTAGTGTAATGCAAAAAAGTGATAATAGTTCTGGTGACGGAGTTAGTTTATCTAGTAAAGAGCCTGAAGATAGTGACCTTCTTTCTTTGGAACAAATAAATTCATTTAGAGAAGTATTTAAAGGTCAAATTAGCACTATAAGTATATCAGAAGAAATAAATCAAGGAAGAGTAAAGGATGGACATTTATATGCAAATGTAAGTATTACTGGAGTAAATGATGGATATAGAGATACTAATAACGTAAAGATGGTTAATGGAAAATTTATTTCCGATAGAGATGTTAAAGGAACGAAAAAAAGTGCTGTAGTTTCTGATAAACTTGTTAAGAATATTTTTAAAAAAAATATTAATCCAGTTGGTAAAGAAATTAAAGTTTATATAGATGATGAGGTCGAAACATATACTATTGTGGGAGTATATAAATATGAGAGTTCTTCATTGATTGGAGGAAGTGTAGTATCAGAAAAAGATATATCAACCAATTTATACATTCCTATAACAACATCTAAAATAATGAAAAAGAATAAAAATTATTCGAATTTTACTATCATGCCTAAGTCTAATGTTGATTCAGAAAAATTAGTGAAAGATATAGAAAAACATGGAGAAAAGTTGTATAAGAATAATAAACATTGGACACTTTATGTTTTAGATAACAAAAAAAGTATGGAGTCTATAGCCGCTGTATTTAAGAGTATATCAATTGGAATTGCTGTAATTGCATCTATAGCATTACTTGTTGGAGGTATAGGGGTAATGAACATAATGCTTGTATCTGTCACTGAAAGAACAAGAGAAATAGGAACAAGGAAAGCTCTCGGTGCAAGAAGTGGTCATATAAAAACACAATTTATAATTGAGTCAGTCATAATATGTACAATTGGAGGAACAATAGGAATGATACTTGGGGTTGGTATGGGGGTTATTGCTTGTTTAGTATTAAAATCACCAATATCAATATCTATACCATCAATCATAATAAGTTTCACATTCTCAACGGTAATAGGAGTATTCTTTGGATATTATCCGGCTAAAAAAGCAGCACAGCTTGACCCTATAGAAGCGTTAAGATATGAGTAA
- a CDS encoding DUF2922 domain-containing protein, with the protein MEYTLSMVFRTEYGEKTSLSINGVKPSITKDEVDALMDTIISKNIFVVSSGALVGKGSAQLVAKTVTKYDVA; encoded by the coding sequence ATGGAATATACTTTAAGTATGGTATTTAGAACTGAGTACGGAGAAAAAACTTCTCTATCGATTAATGGAGTTAAACCTAGTATAACTAAAGATGAAGTTGATGCCTTAATGGATACTATAATCTCAAAAAATATATTTGTAGTTTCATCTGGTGCATTAGTTGGCAAAGGATCTGCTCAGCTAGTTGCGAAAACTGTTACTAAATATGATGTAGCTTAA
- a CDS encoding DUF1659 domain-containing protein — MAITKVASSKSLSIEIQSGTDTSGQPTYSKKSFSNVRNDVEPQAAFDVAEAIKTVLDKPTRSYFLNSASTLVNA; from the coding sequence ATGGCAATTACAAAGGTTGCAAGTTCAAAATCTCTATCTATTGAAATTCAAAGTGGTACTGATACAAGCGGTCAGCCAACTTATTCAAAAAAGAGTTTTTCAAATGTAAGAAATGATGTTGAGCCCCAAGCAGCTTTCGATGTAGCTGAAGCTATTAAAACAGTACTAGATAAGCCAACAAGATCTTATTTTTTAAATTCAGCATCTACACTAGTAAATGCATAG
- a CDS encoding DUF2922 domain-containing protein: protein MEYTLNMVFNTSGGKKTTFSITDVKSSLTPPEVNSLMNTILTENIFSTSSGDLVSKASAAIVAKTVTTVAMS, encoded by the coding sequence ATGGAATACACATTAAATATGGTATTTAATACTTCTGGTGGGAAGAAAACAACTTTTTCTATAACTGATGTTAAAAGCAGCTTAACTCCTCCTGAAGTAAATAGCTTAATGAACACAATCTTAACTGAAAATATATTCTCTACATCTTCAGGAGATTTAGTTTCAAAAGCGTCTGCTGCTATTGTAGCTAAAACAGTTACTACTGTTGCTATGTCTTAA
- a CDS encoding DUF1659 domain-containing protein — protein MAVTTTLKSKTLAIEVQTDTDKAGDPIYGKKSFSGVKLTATDQGVYNVAEAIKSVLDVNTRDTYLNEVETVSNV, from the coding sequence ATGGCTGTAACTACAACACTTAAAAGCAAAACTCTAGCTATTGAGGTTCAAACTGATACAGATAAAGCTGGCGATCCTATCTATGGAAAGAAGAGTTTTTCAGGAGTTAAATTAACTGCAACTGATCAAGGTGTTTATAACGTTGCTGAAGCTATTAAATCAGTTTTAGACGTAAACACAAGAGACACTTACCTTAATGAAGTTGAAACAGTTTCTAATGTTTAG
- a CDS encoding tyrosine-type recombinase/integrase has protein sequence MNKDLPEIIKSYEDYLNIIQEKASSTVYCYIVDIMLLINYLKTKDKYQNLEIDKSFIELIDLQDLYGFLSYVKNERNNSSFARARKIASIKSFFKYCETKLKIINNNPCRELEVPKKPNKQINYLNLDESKKLLKDIVGRNKKRDLAILTLFLNCGLRLSELCNIRFKDIKDDTLVVRGKGNKDRTIYLNEMCLRAIKDYMEERKHIKHSYLFVSERKNQLCKRQVQYIVQKNISSTGLDVSKYTTHKLRHTAATLLYKHSNVDIRTIQTILGHKNISTTTIYTHVDNEQVRSAIRSNPLNEI, from the coding sequence ATGAATAAAGATTTACCAGAGATAATTAAAAGTTACGAGGATTATTTGAATATTATTCAGGAAAAAGCGTCCAGTACTGTATACTGTTATATAGTTGATATAATGTTACTTATAAATTATTTAAAAACCAAAGATAAGTATCAGAATTTAGAGATTGATAAGAGCTTTATAGAATTAATAGATCTGCAGGATTTGTATGGATTTTTAAGTTATGTAAAAAATGAAAGGAATAATAGTTCTTTTGCAAGGGCTAGAAAGATAGCGTCAATTAAATCTTTTTTTAAATATTGTGAAACCAAGCTTAAAATAATAAATAATAATCCATGCAGGGAGCTTGAGGTTCCCAAAAAGCCCAATAAACAAATTAACTATTTAAACTTAGATGAATCTAAAAAATTACTTAAAGACATAGTAGGAAGAAATAAAAAAAGGGATTTAGCAATTTTAACATTATTTTTAAACTGCGGTCTTAGACTTTCAGAACTTTGTAATATAAGATTTAAAGACATTAAGGATGATACACTTGTTGTAAGGGGGAAGGGGAATAAGGATAGGACTATTTATTTAAATGAAATGTGCCTACGAGCAATTAAAGATTATATGGAAGAAAGAAAACATATCAAACATAGTTATTTATTTGTATCTGAAAGAAAAAATCAGTTATGTAAGAGACAAGTTCAATACATAGTACAAAAGAATATTTCAAGCACAGGCCTTGATGTAAGTAAATATACAACACATAAATTAAGACATACGGCAGCCACACTGCTTTACAAACATAGTAATGTTGATATTAGAACTATTCAAACTATTTTAGGACATAAAAATATATCAACTACCACAATTTACACTCATGTAGATAATGAGCAGGTGAGAAGTGCAATAAGATCTAATCCATTAAATGAAATTTAA